Part of the Neisseria brasiliensis genome is shown below.
CAAACATCGCACCGAGCAAACCGCCGCTTAATTTCCACCAAGGCTGCTGCCCAATAGTGGCCAAATAGCCGAACAAATCCGTTTTGGCCCAGGTGATGAAAAACAACGCAACCGTGCCGACGGCAAACGAAATCAAAGTAGCGATTAATGTTTCGCCACCCATATACCGCGCCAGTTGCGTATTAATCGCCGCCTGCATGGCCGAAGCCATGCCTGCTGCAAAAGCCAAACCCAGATAAATTGCCCGCATAATAGCGCCCCAAAGATTCAGACGGCTCGAGGCCTTTGGAAATCCCTATCTTTGGCACATTTCTTCGTTATGCGCTGCTCGAAAGCTTGCCCATCTTTGTGATATGTCTGCGCTTTCTGTGCTGCTACAACTTTAGAACTGTACTCAAATCTAGGGATTTTGCAAAGGTCTCGGCCTTTCCAGCCGATTTCCCACCGCTCCATCATCGTTCAGAGCAGCCCGTTGGTGTTCATTTTACGTTACAATAGGCCGTCTGAAAAATTTTGTCGCACACACTCATGTCCGTTTTAAAATCTCTCGCCGTCCTATTCTTCACTGCTACGCTGTTTCTGCTCGCTGCTTGTGGCAAACAAGCGCAAACGGTCACGCTGCAAGGCGAAACTATGGGCACGACATACACCGTCAAATACCTTTCAGACGGCCTTGATTTGCCCAAACCGGAAATCATGCAGACACAAATCGATGATGTGCTGAAAGAAGTCAATCGCCAAATGTCCACCTATC
Proteins encoded:
- a CDS encoding DMT family transporter yields the protein MRAIYLGLAFAAGMASAMQAAINTQLARYMGGETLIATLISFAVGTVALFFITWAKTDLFGYLATIGQQPWWKLSGGLLGAMFVFTSVLLAPKLGIANMLFVIIIGQLLAAAVIDHYGLIGMAVRELTMPKLIGLVVMGVGLALFSFGDKVWK